From Glycine max cultivar Williams 82 chromosome 11, Glycine_max_v4.0, whole genome shotgun sequence, the proteins below share one genomic window:
- the LOC100814653 gene encoding agamous-like MADS-box protein AGL80, which yields MAPGKLKLTFIGNDFKRKNVCKKRKQSLLKKTEELSMLCGVEACAIVYGPNDPRPVIWPSELGVENVLRKFMSMPQLEQSKKMVNQESFIAQRIMKSKEKLQKIVKENKEIEMSLFMAHCFKTGMFQPDINMTTADMNVLSSIIEQNLKDIDKRMEMLKANQVIPNQPDVETSTLQPQIMHTLTYQPPMQTFAFQPQIQISEFQTQIQTPEFPTQTYQSKMQTQTFQPQMQSPALFQPRMQSPAFFQPQIMQTPSYQPHTQTPALEDMTLLNYGNGLGMQMQQFNGNGYETTMPAFGGANFPL from the coding sequence ATGGCCCCGGGAAAGCTGAAACTCACATTCATAGGCAacgattttaaaagaaaaaacgtATGCAAGAAACGGAAGCAGTCACTGCTGAAGAAGACAGAGGAACTCAGCATGCTTTGTGGCGTTGAAGCATGTGCTATAGTGTATGGCCCCAATGATCCTCGGCCAGTGATTTGGCCATCCGAATTGGGTGTCGAAAATGTGCTGCGAAAGTTCATGAGCATGCCACAATTGGAGCAAAGCAAAAAGATGGTGAACCAAGAGAGTTTCATTGCACAAAGAATCATGAAGAGTAAAGAAAAGTTGCAGAAAATTGTGAAGGAAAACAAGGAGATTGAAATGTCCTTGTTCATGGCTCATTGCTTTAAGACAGGAATGTTTCAGCCTGATATCAATATGACCACAGCTGATATGAATGTTCTTTCATCGATAATTGAACAGAACCTGAAAGACATTGATAAAAGGATGGAAATGCTGAAAGCCAACCAGGTGATACCAAACCAGCCCGATGTTGAAACATCAACATTGCAACCCCAGATAATGCATACACTGACATACCAACCTCCTATGCAAACATTTGCATTCCAACCGCAGATTCAAATATCAGAATTCCAAACCCAGATCCAAACACCAGAATTCCCAACACAAACATACCAATCCAAGATGCAAACACAAACATTTCAACCCCAGATGCAGTCACCAGCATTATTCCAACCCCGGATGCAATCACCTGCATTTTTCCAACCCCAGATAATGCAAACACCATCATACCAACCCCACACACAAACACCAGCACTTGAAGATATGACACTGCTTAATTATGGCAATGGGTTGGGTATGCAAATGCAGCAGTTCAATGGTAATGGGTATGAGACAACAATGCCTGCATTTGGTGGTGCTAACTTCCCTCTCTAA